Proteins from a single region of Argiope bruennichi chromosome 6, qqArgBrue1.1, whole genome shotgun sequence:
- the LOC129972548 gene encoding charged multivesicular body protein 4b-like, with amino-acid sequence MSFLTKLFGGGKSGSKAPTPAEAIQRLREVEEMLMKKQEFLERKVEQELQTAKKNGTKNKRVALQALKRKKRYEKQLTQIDGTLTTIEYQREALENANTNTEVLKIMGFAAKALKNAHEMDVDQVHDLMDEVQEQQEIANEISDAISNPVGFDRDFDEDELAKELEELEQEELDEQLIAVGPAGVDLPAVPTAEPSRPAKVKPVEEEDDDMKELAAWAS; translated from the exons ATGAGTTTCTTGACCAAACTTTTTGGAGGGGGCAAAAGTGGTTCCAAAGCCCCTACTCCAGCAGAAGCAATTCAGAGACTGAGGGAAGTCGaagaaatgttaatgaaaaaacaagaatttttggAACGTAAAGTTGAACAAGAATTGCAAACTGCCAAGAAGAATGGAACCAAAAACAAACGAG tggctTTGCAAGCATTGAAACGAAAGAAGAGATACGAGAAGCAATTGACACAGATTGATGGGACTTTGACAACTATTGAATATCAACGTGAGGCCTTAGAAAATGCTAATACAAATACTGAAGTATTGAAAATAATGGGATTTGCGGCTAAAGCTTTGAAAAATGCCCATGAAAT ggaTGTGGATCAAGTACATGATTTGATGGATGAAGTACAAGAACAGCAAGAAATAGCCAATGAAATTTCTGATGCTATATCTAATCCAGTTGGTTTTGATAGAGATTTTGATGag GATGAATTAGCTAAAGAGTTAGAAGAATTAGAGCAAGAAGAATTAGATGAACAGCTTATTGCTGTTGGTCCAGCTGGAGTAGATTTGCCTGCTGTTCCTACTGCCGAGCCTAGTCGTCCAG CTAAAGTTAAACCAGTTGAAGAGGAAGATGATGATATGAAAGAACTAGCTGCTTGGGCTTCATAA
- the LOC129971276 gene encoding lysine-specific demethylase 4C-like translates to MSGSSCPRIQVFRPTMEEFKNFSQYIEKIESLGAHKAGLAKIIPPEGWTPRKKGYDNIDLIIPAPISQEVTGSQGLYQQLNIQIKAMTVKEFEQIANSSRYATPTHFDYEDLERKYWKNITFNSPIYGADVSGSLYDDDVNEFNIQRLNTILDLVKEDYEIQIEGVNTAYLYFGMWKTTFAWHTEDMDLYSINYLHFGAPKSWYVVPPEHGRRLERLAAGFFHQSHQDCAAFLRHKMTIISPTVLNKFSIPFQKITQEPGEFMITFPFGYHSGFNHGFNCAESTNFALPRWVEYGKRTISCSCRNDCVKICMDIFVKKFQPDRYELWKIGKDIGTHPEEPTRHYAAPPPRKVELAILAQREQQKKVAKQALVSQKIKRHPISNVGKKELRSSAIHARESDEETELYDVDDALMYKKPKKTPRKKNKNSVNVRKIKSETKKEGRREMNIEIKKESDSGTDVQKLKDEQLNIKIDDIVHKVKDTVVKKENINLDNKFLLDSNGNSLKQDMFKERKINKPYELVGNDSVMDNPPELKPFWHPEVKTKITPDSTINSDDNSLSFQKAEELIINQYPHLKQAIHIGTFSIGPVNTKLESRSISLFNQGIQRNTILSENGMNDQNVKPKDLLTKSSFASNSAFPQTWRCEQTNNGIKIKMVPTETVQQCNKISPGPTANAIKSPVLEVSYNLITNQKEKTESSEQKNNSIEITEIKEIPNLQTREPNRIVRKRKSTNQSSASDSSPSGLSSKVQRADSSVKSWSHPIKDLWQHEPKNLEAEILFNEKLASIPPHCAICVIFTPIYNKSDFPSEPSDVPSYSSVRMPAYCYGNSLNKECLLDTNSLLRPDGTAPLLICSICKVCVHASCYGISMLPMGSWTCTKCSKQAMEAECCLCVLRGGALKPTNDNRWAHIICAVLIPETYFENTLQKQPINVSNIPPERQRLKCKYCLKASVTRCSKGICIQCLSGRCYLPFHVTCGYMAGVIFETNDWPEPIHMICTKHAAARRKPPKRQLTNVTVGEKVAAKHKNKRYYWASVKKKFIQEYYSILFEDNSTSNNTLPEDIVSKNIAREGPPRINEKVQVKWTDDKIYNGIFKGSQSVELYLIEFDDGYVLNLDRKQIYAADEELPKEVQMKLSHSSDRRNLDFSAAAEGKRIRITNHKYS, encoded by the coding sequence atgTCTGGAAGTTCATGTCCTCGAATACAGGTCTTCCGACCTACTATGGaagaattcaaaaacttttcacaATATATTGAGAAAATTGAATCATTAGGGGCACATAAAGCTGGATTAGCAAAAATAATCCCTCCTGAGGGCTGGACTCCCAGAAAAAAAGGATATGATAATATTGATCTTATAATACCTGCACCAATATCTCAGGAAGTTACAGGAAGTCAAGGTTTATATcagcaattaaatattcaaataaaagctATGACTGTCAAGGAATTTGAACAAATAGCAAATAGCAGTAGATATGCAACTCCAACACATTTTGATTATGAAGATTTAGAAaggaaatattggaaaaatataacttttaattccCCTATATATGGGGCGGATGTTTCAGGGTCATtgtatgatgatgatgtcaaTGAATTCAATATTCAGAGGCTAAACACAATTTTAGATTTAGTGAAAGaagattatgaaattcaaattgaagGTGTTAATACAGcctatctttattttggaatgtgGAAAACAACTTTTGCCTGGCATACTGAAGACATGGATTTATATAGTATCAATTATCTACATTTTGGTGCTCCTAAATCATGGTATGTTGTTCCACCAGAACATGGACGACGTCTTGAACGACTTGCTGCTGGATTTTTCCATCAAAGTCATCAAGACTGTGCTGCATTTCTGAGGCACAAAATGACCATTATCTCGCCCACTGTTTTGAATAAGTTCTCAATCCCTTTCCAAAAAATAACCCAAGAGCCTGGGGAGTTTATGATTACTTTTCCCTTTGGTTACCATTCTGGTTTTAATCATGGATTCAATTGTGCTGAATCAACAAATTTTGCTTTACCTCGTTGGGTTGAGTATGGAAAGCGAACAATTTCTTGTTCATGCAGAAATGATTGTGTTAAAATATGTATggatatttttgtaaagaaatttcaaCCAGATAGGTATGAATTGTGGAAAATTGGTAAAGACATTGGCACTCATCCTGAAGAACCAACAAGGCATTATGCTGCACCCCCACCTAGGAAAGTAGAACTCGCAATTCTAGCCCAGCGTGAACAGCAAAAGAAAGTGGCTAAACAAGCTCTTGTTTCCCAAAAGATCAAGAGGCATCCTATTTCGAATGTTGGGAAGAAAGAGCTCCGCTCCTCTGCTATCCACGCTCGTGAAAGCGATGAAGAAACTGAACTCTATGATGTAGATGATGCCTTGATGTATAAAAAGCCAAAGAAAACAccaaggaagaaaaataaaaattctgtaaatgtaAGGAAAATCAAATCTGAAACTAAAAAAGAAGGAAGAAGAGAaatgaatatagaaattaaaaaagaatcagaCAGTGGTACAGATGTTCAAAAACTTAAAGATGAGCAGTTGAACATTAAAATTGATGATATAGTGCATAAAGTGAAAGATACTGttgtgaagaaagaaaatattaatttagataataaatttttattagattctaATGGCAATTCATTGAAACAAGATatgttcaaagaaagaaaaataaataaaccctaCGAATTGGTAGGGAATGATAGTGTAATGGATAATCCACCAGAATTGAAACCATTTTGGCATCctgaagtaaaaacaaaaattacccCTGATTCTACCATTAACAGCGATGATAATAGTTTATCATTTCAGAAAGCTGAAGAACTAATTATTAACCAATATCCTCATCTGAAACAGGCTATACATATTGGAACTTTTTCAATTGGTCCTGTCAATACTAAACTTGAATCAAGatctatttcattgtttaatcaaGGTATACAAAGAAACACCATTCTTTCAGAAAATGGAATGAATGATCAGAATGTGAAACCAAAAGATTTGCTGACAAAGAGCTCGTTCGCTTCTAATTCTGCCTTTCCTCAGACTTGGCGATGTGAGCAGactaataatggaataaaaataaaaatggtccCAACTGAGACAGTtcaacaatgtaataaaatttctccTGGTCCCACCGCAAATGCTATAAAAAGTCCAGTTCTTGAAGTTTCATATAACTTAATtacaaatcaaaaagaaaaaactgAGAGTTCTGAACAAAAGAATAACTCAATAGAAATTACAGAAATCAAAGAAATACCAAATTTACAAACCAGAGAACCAAACAGAATTGTGAGAAAGAGAAAAAGTACCAATCAATCATCTGCTAGCGATTCTTCACCGAGTGGATTGAGTTCCAAAGTTCAAAGGGCTGATAGCTCTGTGAAGAGTTGGTCTCATCCCATAAAAGATCTATGGCAACATGAGCCAAAAAATTTAGAagctgaaattttgtttaatgagaAATTAGCCAGTATACCACCTCATTGTGCAATTTGTGTCATATTTACACCAATATACAATAAATCAGATTTCCCATCGGAACCTTCTGATGTGCCTTCATACAGTTCTGTCCGAATGCCAGCTTATTGCTATGGAAATTCCTTAAATAAGGAATGTTTGCTGGATACTAATAGTCTTCTTAGGCCTGATGGCACTGCCCCCCTTTTAATTTGCTCCATTTGTAAAGTATGTGTCCATGCTTCTTGCTATGGCATATCAATGTTACCTATGGGATCTTGGACTTGTACAAAGTGTTCAAAACAAGCAATGGAAGCAGAATGCTGCTTATGCGTTCTGAGGGGAGGAGCATTAAAACCTACAAATGATAACCGCTGGGCTCATATAATATGTGCTGTTCTCATTCCTGAAACATATTTTGAGAACACTCTTCAAAAGCAACCCATCAATGTGTCAAATATACCTCCTGAACGGCAACGTTTAAAATGCAAGTATTGTTTGAAGGCATCTGTTACAAGATGTTCTAAGGGCATATGTATACAGTGTCTGAGTGGAAGATGTTATCTGCCTTTTCATGTTACTTGTGGATATATGGCTGGTGTAATATTTGAGACAAATGACTGGCCTGAACCAATACATATGATTTGCACAAAGCATGCAGCTGCTAGGCGTAAACCACCAAAAAGACAGCTGACCAATGTTACTGTTGGAGAAAAAGTTGCtgcaaagcataaaaataaaagatactaCTGGGCgagtgtaaaaaagaaatttatccaaGAATACTATTCTATATTGTTTGAGGACAATTCAACCTCTAACAATACATTACCTGAAGATATTGTAAGCAAAAATATTGCCCGAGAAGGACCTCCacgaataaatgaaaaagttCAAGTTAAATGGACAGATGACaaaatatataatggaatttttaaaggaTCTCAATCAGTGGAGTTGTATCTGATAGAATTTGATGATGGCTATGTGCTAAATCTAGACAGGAAACAGATTTATGCTGCAGATGAAGAATTGCCTAAAGAAGTTCAGATGAAACTTTCACATTCTAGTGATCGACGAAATCTTGATTTTTCTGCTGCAGCAGAAGGTAAACGAATTAGAATAACTAATCATAAGTACAGttaa